TCTGGAAAGGATAGCATTCCAACAGTCATCGGCTGCTTTGGCAAGAGCCTTCACCTTCACCTCTGTAATATCCTTACCTTCCACCACAGAACAACCTGGGCGGCGCGGATCCATCGGAATCATACAGATATGACTCTCCAACCAAGTCAGCACCGCCTCATCGCTGCAAGTTTCAAATTTCTCCGGCCAGAAACGGTTATTGTAATAATGTCTGACCAGTCCCGGCATACAAATACCGATAGAATCCTGCGCACCGCTGATGATGCCATCACTACGCTCAGGATCATTTTCAAAACAGAAAACGAGTTTGGCAAGAATCTCAGGATTCATGTCTGGCAACTTCATCGGCCAGATTTTCTTGATCATATTGCGGGTAGAAGTAGAGAGTCCACAACGCTCACGCACTTCGAAAGTTGGCACCAGCGACATGGTGATAGCCCATCCTGGTGCATAGCAGCTTACGTAAGGCTGATCAATCCAGGTGCCCGCCAGGTCGAGACGAGTAGGAAGCTGACAGGTAGAATCCTTGATATCAGTACTGGAACGGGCTGTCAATCCCTCAGCAGGCGTACGCTGCAGTTCTACATACTCAATACCACGCTCCTCGCAGAACTTACGCTTGGTTTCACTTCCACCATCCGCATTGACAACAAAGACGTCCGGCTTCACCATATCTACCGTAGGAATAAAGTCCATGATGCCGTCACCCTGATTGATGAAAGCATCCTTTACATATCGGATAGACTTCACCATAAAAAGGCGTTCCTGTTCCGGATAGAACGTCTTATGGTGCTTATAACCGAGGATTGTCTGATCAGACCCAATACCCACATAGAGTTCACCAAACTGTGAAGCCTGGCGGAAGAACTCAACATGACCACTGTGCAACAGATCATAACAACCACTTACAAAAACCTTTTTCATATATTGTTGATTCCTTTTATTGTTTTGCTGTAGTTTCTTATATATGAGACGTATAAGAGGAAAAACACCCCTTCTCATTCGCCTACAAAACTACAACATTTCTTCCATAACTCCAAGAAAAACATGCACAAATATTCTATTTTGCGCACAAAGAAAGCAAAATTGTTCATTTTTATAACGAAATATTTTGGTAAAAGACAAAAAAATGGTACTTTTGCGGCTGTGTTTTGTCCCAAATTGACATTGGACAGTCCGAAAAGCGAACTCGAAAACGGACAACTTGAGTACCGAACACTAACAAACTTAGAATATTATAACAATAACCATTTATTAATATGAGTTTAAAAATCGTAGTACTTGCCAAGCAAGTACCTGACACAAGAAATGTGGGTAAGGACGCGATGACTGCCGAAGGCACCGTAAATCGTGCAGCCCTTCCTGCAATCTTCAATCCTGAGGATTTGAACGCATTGGAGCAGGCTCTTCGTTTGAAGGAGCAGAATCCTGGTTCTACAGTTGGTATTTTGACAATGGGTCCTCCACGTGCTAGCGAAATCATCCGTCAGGGTCTTTATCGTGGTGCAGATACGGGTTGGTTGCTTACCGATCGTCTCTTTGCCGGTGCTGATACATTGGCTACATCCTATGCCCTTGCTACTGGTATCCAGAAGATTGGTGACGTTGACATCGTGATTGGTGGTCGTCAGGCTATCGATGGTGATACAGCTCAGGTAGGTCCACAGGTGGCTCAGAAGTTGGGATTGAACCAGGTTACCTATGCAGAGGAGATTCTGAAGGTAGAAGATGGCAAGGCTACTATCCGCCGCCTCATTGATGGTGGTGTAGAGACAGTAGAAGCTCCATTGCCATTGGTTATTACCGTGAATGGTAGTGCAGCTCCATGTCGCCCATGCAATGTGAAGCTCGTAATGAAATATAAATACGCTACTTGCCCTATGGAGCGCAAGGGTGATGAGCCTTGGGCTAATCTCTATGAGGAGCGCCCTTACCTGACTCTGAACCAGTGGAGCGTGGCCGATGTTGACGGCGACCCTGCACAGTGCGGTTTGAGCGGTTCACCTACCAAGGTGAAGGCTGTAAAGAACATCGTGTTCCAGGCTAAGGAAAGCAAGACCTTGACCAGCAGCGATGAGGACATCGACAGCTTGATGAAGGAATTGTTGAACGAAAGTATTATCGGATAATCATCACTGATGATTCAGCAAACCGATTCATTTTAAAATGCTTTATTAAAAAAGACAATGAACAACGTATTTGTATATTGCGAGGTAGAAGGCACAACCGTTGCCGAAGTATCTCAGGAATTGCTCACCAAGGGTCGTAAGCTCGCTAACCAACAGGGTGTGGAGCTCCATGCCATCGTGGCTGGTACTGGCATCAAGGGTCAGGTAGAGGATCAGATTCTCCCTTATGGTGTAGATAAATTATTTGTTTTCGATGCTGAGGGTTTATTCCCATACACTTCAGCTCCTCATACAGACATTCTCGTCAACCTCTTCAAGGAGGAGAAACCTCAGATTGCACTGATGGGTGCTACCGTTATCGGTCGCGACCTCGGTCCTCGTGTTTCTTCTTCCCTCACCAGTGGTCTGACTGCCGACTGTACAGAACTTGAGATTGGTGATTACGACGACAAGAAGAGCGGCAAGCACTATGAGGGTCTGCTCTATCAGATCCGTCCTGCTTTCGGTGGAAACATCGTGGCTACTATCGTCAATCCTGATCATCGTCCACAGATGGCTACAGTCCGTTCTGGCGTGATGCAGAAGAGCATCTACGAGGGTGAGTGCAAGAAGGAAGTGGTTTACCCAGAGGTAAGCAAGTATGTTCCTGCTGAGGACTTCGTAGTGAAGGTACTCGACCACCACGTAGAGGCTGCCAAGCACAACCTGAAAGGTTCTGCCATCGTTGTAGCTGGTGGTTATGGCGTAGGAAGCAAGGAAGGTTTCGACCAGCTCTTCGAGTTGGCTCATCTCTTGCATGGTGAGGTTGGTGCTTCCCGTGCTGCCGTAGATGCAGGTTGGGTAGATCACGACCGTCAGATTGGTCAGACAGGTGTTACTGTTCATCCAAAGGTTTATATTGCTTGCGGAATCTCTGGTCAGATCCAGCACATCGCCGGTATGCAGGATTCAGGCATCATCATCTCTGTGAACAACGACCCAGATGCTCCAATCAACAAGATTGCCGACTACGTTATCAACGGCAATGTTGAGGATGTAGTTCCTAAGCTCATCAAGTACTACAAGCAGAATTCTAAGTAATCTGCATTACACATTATTTAAATAAGAAAAGTAAAATGGCTAATTACTATAGTGATCACCCTGAGATTGAATTTCATCTCAATCACCCATTGATGAAGCGTGTTGTTGACTTGAAGGAGCGCAACTACGCTGAGAAAGACCAGTTCGAAGATGCTCCTGTCAACTACGAGGATGCCATCGAGAACTACAAGCGATTGCTGGATATTACTGGCGATGTAGCTGCTAACATCATCGAACCAAACTCTGAGGATGTTGACCTCGAAGGTCCACACTTGGAAAACGGTCGCATGATTTATGCCAGCAAGACATTCGAGAACCTCGATGCTACCCGCAAGGCTGGCCTCTGGGGCTTGTCAATGCCTCGTCGTTATGGCGGCTTGAACTTGCCTAACGCCATCTTCTCTATGGCTTCTGAGATTATCGCAGCTGCTGATGCCGGTTTCCAGAACATCTGGTCTCTCCAGAGCTGTATCGATACACTCTATGAGTTCGGTTCTGAAGAGCAACGCCAAAAGTACATTCC
This is a stretch of genomic DNA from Segatella hominis. It encodes these proteins:
- a CDS encoding electron transfer flavoprotein subunit beta/FixA family protein; protein product: MSLKIVVLAKQVPDTRNVGKDAMTAEGTVNRAALPAIFNPEDLNALEQALRLKEQNPGSTVGILTMGPPRASEIIRQGLYRGADTGWLLTDRLFAGADTLATSYALATGIQKIGDVDIVIGGRQAIDGDTAQVGPQVAQKLGLNQVTYAEEILKVEDGKATIRRLIDGGVETVEAPLPLVITVNGSAAPCRPCNVKLVMKYKYATCPMERKGDEPWANLYEERPYLTLNQWSVADVDGDPAQCGLSGSPTKVKAVKNIVFQAKESKTLTSSDEDIDSLMKELLNESIIG
- a CDS encoding adenylyltransferase/cytidyltransferase family protein, with the translated sequence MKKVFVSGCYDLLHSGHVEFFRQASQFGELYVGIGSDQTILGYKHHKTFYPEQERLFMVKSIRYVKDAFINQGDGIMDFIPTVDMVKPDVFVVNADGGSETKRKFCEERGIEYVELQRTPAEGLTARSSTDIKDSTCQLPTRLDLAGTWIDQPYVSCYAPGWAITMSLVPTFEVRERCGLSTSTRNMIKKIWPMKLPDMNPEILAKLVFCFENDPERSDGIISGAQDSIGICMPGLVRHYYNNRFWPEKFETCSDEAVLTWLESHICMIPMDPRRPGCSVVEGKDITEVKVKALAKAADDCWNAILSRDFPAFAAAFKASFDAQVAMFPAMIQGCVQGFIDQYSVLPEVHAWKMPGAGGGGYLVLVVDDVKEFAGKHPEAIALTIRRK
- a CDS encoding electron transfer flavoprotein subunit alpha/FixB family protein, which produces MNNVFVYCEVEGTTVAEVSQELLTKGRKLANQQGVELHAIVAGTGIKGQVEDQILPYGVDKLFVFDAEGLFPYTSAPHTDILVNLFKEEKPQIALMGATVIGRDLGPRVSSSLTSGLTADCTELEIGDYDDKKSGKHYEGLLYQIRPAFGGNIVATIVNPDHRPQMATVRSGVMQKSIYEGECKKEVVYPEVSKYVPAEDFVVKVLDHHVEAAKHNLKGSAIVVAGGYGVGSKEGFDQLFELAHLLHGEVGASRAAVDAGWVDHDRQIGQTGVTVHPKVYIACGISGQIQHIAGMQDSGIIISVNNDPDAPINKIADYVINGNVEDVVPKLIKYYKQNSK